A window of Mangifera indica cultivar Alphonso chromosome 13, CATAS_Mindica_2.1, whole genome shotgun sequence contains these coding sequences:
- the LOC123193898 gene encoding uncharacterized protein LOC123193898 → MIINIRLQTPSFTTHTQNKQREMSQQHHRNSSFTACFFLPTNADEHPSAPPPPPPPPPISGKLNLTTCLYNTNLGVFSLTWSKTFLGHSLHLNLHPYDFTSSPLSDPSALSFHLHIKPFIFWKKHGSKNLVNNASVIQIFWDLSRARFGSGPEPQSGFFIAVVVDREIALLVGDSTKEACAKTKAEKKPQKASQVVLRREHVFGNNKVYNTRVEFGGKRRQISIDCSVNSDAKLTFSVDDKRVLQIKRLKWKFRGNERIEVDGVPIQVSWDVYNWLFEDMNGRAVFMFKFENLNNREEEKQQNEEVNSGHSLQQGSGFGMSGIEWRKMRKSLMRTARSSSSSSISMSSASSSGCSSSVMEWAASTEDNEFSSGPNGFLLLIYVWKK, encoded by the coding sequence ATGATAATTAATATAAGGCTTCAAACTCCAAGTTTCACAACTCACACACAGAATAAACAAAGAGAGATGTCCCAACAACACCACAGGAATTCTTCCTTCACAGCTTGTTTCTTCCTTCCCACAAACGCCGACGAACATCCGTCTGCGCCACCGCCTCCTCCGCCACCTCCTCCAATCTCCGGTAAGTTAAACCTCACAACTTGTCTTTACAATACAAACCTCGGTGTCTTCTCCCTCACATGGTCAAAAACATTCCTTGGTCATTCTCTTCATCTCAATCTTCACCCTTACGACTTCACGAGCTCTCCTCTTTCTGATCCTTCAGCTCTTTCTTTTCATCTCCATATCAAGCCCTTTATTTTCTGGAAGAAACATGGGTCAAAAAATCTCGTCAATAACGCTTCTGTAATCCAAATCTTTTGGGACCTCTCCCGAGCTAGATTCGGATCCGGACCCGAACCTCAATCGGGGTTCTTCATCGCTGTTGTTGTCGATCGAGAAATCGCCCTGCTTGTTGGCGATTCAACCAAAGAAGCTTGTGCGAAAACCAAAGCTGAGAAGAAGCCCCAGAAAGCATCTCAAGTTGTTCTGAGAAGAGAGCATGTTTTTGGCAACAACAAAGTGTACAACACAAGAGTCGAATTTGGAGGCAAAAGGAGGCAGATTTCGATAGATTGTAGTGTGAACAGCGACGCTAAGTTGACTTTTAGCGTTGATGACAAAAGGGTTTTGCAGATAAAGAGATTGAAGTGGAAATTTAGAGGAAATGAGAGGATTGAAGTTGATGGAGTGCCAATACAAGTGTCATGGGACGTTTATAATTGGCTTTTTGAAGACATGAACGGCCGTGCAGTTTTCATGTTCAAGTTCGAAAATCTCAACAAtcgagaagaagaaaaacaacagAACGAAGAAGTAAACAGTGGCCATTCTTTGCAACAGGGTTCTGGTTTCGGTATGAGTGGAATTGAATGgagaaaaatgaggaaaagtTTGATGAGAACGGCCAGGAGCTCATCATCGTCTTCCATTTCAATGTCATCAGCTTCTTCTTCTGGGTGCAGTTCTTCTGTAATGGAATGGGCTGCTAGCACAGAAGATAATGAATTCAGCTCTGGACCTAATGGCTTCTTGCTGCTGATTTACGTctggaaaaaatga